Proteins from a genomic interval of Candidatus Binataceae bacterium:
- a CDS encoding 2-hydroxychromene-2-carboxylate isomerase produces MPPVIRFYFDYESPNAYLAWTQLPKLAEKHGCTIEALPVLYAGLLDAHGQLGPGEVPAKGRWMTSNFLRKAALLGLPLNPPAFFPFNPLLALRVSLLPFGVEQRHGLIDALFKAVWMRGFHVSEPAVVERVAEEIGLPGSELIERAQSPEIKGLLRQRTDEAISRGVFGVPSMEVGGELFWGYDDFPYLDLFLAGNDPLNPLERQRWRLGSRPSSVRRQFRSKTDSPTKVGDRHRG; encoded by the coding sequence ATGCCGCCCGTCATCCGTTTCTACTTTGATTACGAATCGCCCAACGCTTATCTGGCGTGGACTCAACTGCCGAAGCTCGCCGAGAAGCACGGCTGCACGATCGAAGCGCTCCCAGTTCTCTATGCTGGTCTGCTCGATGCGCACGGGCAACTCGGTCCGGGCGAAGTGCCCGCGAAGGGACGCTGGATGACGAGCAACTTTCTGCGCAAGGCGGCGCTGCTTGGGTTGCCACTGAATCCGCCGGCGTTCTTTCCCTTCAACCCTTTGCTAGCCTTGCGCGTGTCGCTGCTCCCTTTCGGAGTTGAGCAGCGGCACGGGTTAATCGATGCGCTGTTCAAGGCGGTGTGGATGCGCGGTTTCCACGTAAGCGAACCCGCGGTGGTGGAGCGGGTGGCCGAGGAGATTGGTCTGCCCGGGAGCGAATTGATCGAGCGGGCGCAAAGCCCCGAGATCAAAGGGCTGCTGCGCCAGCGGACCGACGAAGCGATTTCCCGTGGGGTCTTCGGGGTGCCGTCGATGGAGGTGGGAGGCGAACTCTTCTGGGGCTACGACGATTTTCCCTATCTCGACCTGTTTCTTGCGGGTAATGATCCACTGAATCCGCTAGAGCGGCAGAGGTGGAGGCTCGGATCGCGGCCATCGTCGGTTCGCCGACAGTTTAGGAGCAAGACCGATTCGCCGACGAAGGTCGGAGACCGCCATCGCGGATAA
- a CDS encoding cupin domain-containing protein yields MAFAIAEEISKIKAHQPSTNKGKRSAVLAKNEHVSIVLAMLARGEALQEHRTEGQITVTVVQGAICFDALNERVRLNAGGLLTLRPGIRHSVEALEDSAFVITVCAPTKAPAS; encoded by the coding sequence ATGGCGTTCGCGATTGCGGAAGAGATTTCCAAAATAAAAGCTCATCAACCGTCGACCAACAAAGGAAAGCGCTCTGCCGTTCTCGCCAAGAACGAACACGTAAGTATTGTTTTGGCCATGCTCGCGAGGGGTGAAGCACTGCAGGAGCATCGAACCGAAGGACAAATCACTGTTACCGTCGTACAGGGAGCGATCTGTTTCGACGCGCTCAACGAACGAGTCAGGCTCAACGCTGGAGGTTTGTTGACACTTCGGCCCGGCATTCGCCACTCAGTGGAAGCGTTGGAGGACAGCGCCTTCGTGATTACCGTGTGCGCCCCGACGAAGGCGCCTGCTTCCTGA
- a CDS encoding ferredoxin, protein MKIVVDLRRCEGNERGAGAAPEVLEVRNDQAQVLIENPPAGLMEKVKLAIRLCPRQAISLGEK, encoded by the coding sequence ATGAAAATCGTAGTGGACCTAAGGCGCTGCGAAGGGAACGAACGAGGTGCGGGGGCCGCGCCCGAGGTCCTTGAAGTGCGCAACGACCAAGCGCAGGTGCTGATCGAAAATCCCCCGGCAGGACTGATGGAAAAAGTGAAGTTGGCAATTCGGCTCTGTCCGCGACAGGCGATTTCGCTGGGCGAGAAATAG
- the amt gene encoding ammonium transporter: MKTTTSGSALYERLCKALRDPETVRKAGTLLLAKMVGLAIVLTLMTKWYLPSEAWADAAPALPPPHINAINTVWTLVAAYLVFCMQVGFVMLESGFARSRETVNILVEGIADTCICGVTFWLWGFAFMFCSGTPWIGTTGFMLHGLPATYGSTGVPLLAFWVFQYAFADTCSTVTSGAMIGRCDFIGDLLYSVGVTGFIYPIIGHWAWGPDGWLANMAPMSFHDFAGSTVVHTIGGTISLAGAIVLGPRLGRVFKRDGGQPMKPHDLIIGATGGLILWFGWYGFNPGSTLSALDVQGIGRVSFNTTMAACSAGLTALFYSYIKGGKWDLALTVNGFLAGLVAITCPCYWVDPEGAFLLGIGAGIVVVWGIDLLEYLRIDDPIGAVPVHMIAGIWGTLSLGLFAAGKYGAPTATGADTSAVVTGLFYGGGLAVLKAQTIGSFSITIATFIASMCLMYAVKYAFRLRIPTKGEIEGLDLHEHGFPAYPEYVVTGNDGCPKSIDDVPIGRRTLARPSKEKKVA; the protein is encoded by the coding sequence ATGAAAACGACAACTAGCGGGAGCGCGCTCTACGAGCGGCTGTGCAAAGCGTTGCGCGATCCGGAGACTGTAAGAAAAGCAGGGACATTGCTACTCGCCAAGATGGTTGGCTTGGCAATCGTTCTGACCTTGATGACCAAGTGGTACCTACCAAGCGAGGCTTGGGCAGATGCGGCACCTGCCCTGCCGCCCCCGCATATCAACGCGATCAACACCGTGTGGACACTGGTTGCCGCGTACCTGGTGTTCTGCATGCAGGTCGGATTCGTGATGCTCGAGTCGGGCTTTGCACGCTCGCGCGAGACCGTCAACATCCTGGTCGAAGGAATCGCCGACACCTGCATCTGCGGTGTGACCTTTTGGCTCTGGGGTTTCGCCTTCATGTTCTGCTCAGGCACGCCATGGATCGGCACCACCGGATTCATGCTGCACGGACTTCCGGCAACCTACGGTTCGACCGGGGTGCCGCTGTTGGCGTTTTGGGTATTCCAGTACGCGTTCGCGGACACCTGCTCGACCGTAACCTCGGGCGCAATGATCGGTCGTTGCGACTTTATCGGTGACCTGCTTTACAGCGTCGGCGTGACCGGCTTCATCTACCCGATCATCGGCCACTGGGCATGGGGACCGGATGGATGGCTCGCCAACATGGCACCGATGTCGTTTCATGACTTCGCAGGATCGACCGTGGTTCACACGATCGGTGGCACCATTTCGCTGGCGGGCGCGATTGTCTTGGGACCGCGGCTCGGACGGGTCTTCAAGCGCGACGGCGGCCAGCCAATGAAGCCGCACGACTTGATTATTGGCGCCACGGGTGGACTCATCCTCTGGTTCGGATGGTACGGTTTCAATCCCGGCAGCACGCTATCGGCGCTCGACGTACAGGGAATCGGTCGCGTCTCTTTCAACACTACAATGGCAGCCTGCTCCGCGGGGCTAACCGCGCTTTTTTACTCCTATATCAAGGGCGGAAAGTGGGACCTGGCATTGACGGTTAACGGCTTTCTGGCCGGACTAGTCGCGATCACCTGCCCCTGCTACTGGGTCGACCCCGAGGGCGCGTTCCTGCTCGGAATCGGCGCGGGCATTGTGGTGGTCTGGGGTATCGACCTGCTCGAGTATCTGCGAATCGACGACCCGATCGGCGCGGTCCCGGTTCATATGATTGCGGGAATCTGGGGCACACTCTCGCTCGGTCTGTTCGCGGCCGGCAAGTATGGCGCTCCCACGGCGACCGGCGCGGACACCAGCGCGGTAGTTACAGGACTGTTCTATGGCGGCGGATTGGCGGTGCTAAAGGCGCAGACGATCGGCAGCTTCTCAATCACGATCGCGACGTTTATCGCATCGATGTGCCTAATGTATGCGGTTAAATACGCTTTCCGGCTGCGCATCCCGACGAAAGGCGAGATCGAAGGACTCGATCTCCACGAGCATGGGTTCCCGGCCTACCCCGAATATGTAGTGACGGGCAATGACGGATGCCCAAAGAGCATCGACGATGTTCCGATCGGTAGGCGCACGCTGGCGCGTCCCAGCAAAGAGAAGAAGGTAGCCTGA
- a CDS encoding cytochrome P450, with protein sequence MQAQADNRAAKVSGTPLDLTNIISGDYYQKNGYPHTEWTYLRKHQPVAYIEHPRTDPFWAVTKAADIMEISKQPRLWLNGPRLAVFLLEEGEEALPPEALPLKHLLNMDPPEHAEYRAILSRYFTPRSVRALEPEVSNITTQVFDDVMDRAECDFVTEISSRVPVAVIAEMLGVPRADWPRLFRWTNEIIGGGDPEFQRGENPTDTFAQARLEVFEYFSNLVAERQKQPANDVTSIVANAKINGAPLPMLELLSYLLVLVVAGNETTRNATTGGLLALIEHPDQFRRLKREPGILKPAVEEIVRWTSPVIQFSRTATEDTMVRGQKIRAGEAVCLFYPSANRDEDVFEEPFKFDIGRNPNPHLGFGIGEHFCLGSNLARLELEVIFRELGKRLEHAELAGAVERLRSSFVGGIKHMPIRYKLNPCHS encoded by the coding sequence ATGCAAGCACAGGCAGATAACCGAGCCGCAAAAGTGTCCGGCACGCCGCTGGACCTGACCAACATCATCAGCGGGGACTACTACCAGAAGAATGGATACCCGCACACGGAATGGACCTACCTGCGCAAGCATCAGCCGGTGGCTTACATCGAACATCCGCGCACCGATCCATTCTGGGCGGTCACCAAAGCTGCCGACATCATGGAGATAAGCAAGCAGCCGCGCCTGTGGTTGAACGGACCCAGGCTGGCGGTGTTTCTGCTCGAGGAAGGCGAGGAAGCTCTTCCCCCCGAGGCCCTTCCACTCAAGCATTTGCTGAACATGGATCCGCCGGAGCACGCCGAGTATCGGGCTATCCTGAGTCGCTACTTCACGCCGCGATCGGTGCGCGCGCTGGAGCCCGAAGTGTCCAACATAACGACGCAGGTTTTCGACGATGTGATGGACCGCGCGGAATGTGACTTCGTCACCGAGATTTCATCGAGGGTCCCGGTCGCGGTGATCGCCGAGATGCTGGGGGTGCCTCGCGCCGATTGGCCGCGCCTGTTCAGGTGGACCAACGAGATCATCGGCGGCGGCGATCCCGAGTTCCAGCGCGGCGAGAACCCAACCGATACGTTTGCGCAGGCGCGGTTGGAAGTCTTTGAATACTTCAGCAACCTGGTCGCCGAGCGCCAGAAGCAACCGGCCAACGACGTCACCAGTATTGTGGCAAACGCGAAGATCAACGGGGCGCCGCTGCCGATGCTCGAGTTGCTATCCTACCTGCTGGTGCTGGTAGTCGCCGGCAACGAGACGACCCGCAACGCGACCACCGGCGGCCTATTGGCACTGATCGAACATCCCGATCAGTTCCGCCGCCTCAAGCGGGAGCCGGGAATCCTCAAGCCAGCCGTCGAGGAAATCGTGCGATGGACCTCTCCGGTCATCCAGTTCTCGCGTACCGCGACTGAGGACACGATGGTTCGCGGGCAGAAAATTCGAGCGGGGGAGGCGGTGTGCCTGTTTTATCCATCGGCGAATCGCGACGAAGACGTGTTTGAGGAGCCGTTCAAGTTTGACATTGGGCGCAATCCGAACCCGCATCTGGGATTTGGAATCGGCGAGCACTTTTGCCTCGGTTCGAACCTGGCGCGCCTCGAACTGGAAGTAATCTTTCGTGAGCTAGGGAAGCGACTGGAGCATGCGGAACTAGCGGGAGCCGTGGAGCGATTACGATCGAGCTTCGTCGGCGGCATCAAGCACATGCCAATTCGCTACAAGCTCAATCCCTGCCACAGCTAG
- a CDS encoding aldo/keto reductase: MTHPNGQFLVGGDLPAHRLGFGAMHVTGSGVLGEPSDRKGAVALLRRVVELGINLLDTADAYGPEVSERIIAEALHPYTPNLLIATKGGYTRPSGQWVPDGRPQHLIKACEESLRRLKLERIDLYQFHTPDPGVPIEDSIGALAELRNSGKVRHVGVSNFSVDQVERARAIVPIVSVQNHYNVAYRSSEPVLKYCERHGLAFIPFYPLGYGRLPRHNRLLRKVARRYGATAGQIALAWLLKHSPEMLPIPGTSRIAHLEENARAASLELSDADFLELKESFPD; this comes from the coding sequence GTGACTCATCCAAACGGGCAATTTCTGGTCGGCGGAGACCTTCCGGCCCATCGACTCGGGTTCGGAGCGATGCACGTGACCGGCTCGGGAGTGCTAGGGGAACCGAGCGATCGCAAGGGCGCGGTCGCGCTCCTGCGGCGCGTGGTCGAGCTCGGGATCAATCTATTGGATACCGCAGATGCTTATGGCCCCGAAGTATCCGAGCGGATTATCGCCGAAGCGCTTCATCCGTATACGCCGAATCTGCTGATCGCAACCAAAGGAGGTTACACGCGACCATCGGGCCAATGGGTCCCGGACGGCAGGCCACAACATCTGATAAAAGCTTGCGAGGAGAGTCTGCGCCGGCTCAAACTCGAGCGTATCGATCTCTACCAGTTCCATACTCCCGATCCGGGGGTCCCTATCGAAGATTCGATAGGCGCGCTTGCTGAATTGCGCAACTCGGGCAAAGTCCGCCACGTTGGCGTATCTAACTTCTCGGTTGACCAGGTCGAGCGCGCCCGGGCCATCGTGCCAATCGTCAGCGTCCAAAATCACTACAACGTCGCCTATCGATCTTCGGAGCCTGTTCTAAAGTACTGCGAGCGCCATGGCCTTGCGTTCATCCCGTTCTACCCGCTCGGCTATGGGAGGTTGCCACGCCACAATCGTCTGCTGCGGAAAGTCGCGCGCCGCTACGGTGCTACCGCCGGCCAGATTGCGCTCGCGTGGCTGCTGAAGCATTCACCTGAGATGCTCCCGATTCCGGGTACCTCGAGGATCGCGCACCTGGAGGAAAACGCGCGCGCCGCGAGCCTGGAGTTAAGTGACGCCGATTTCCTAGAGTTGAAAGAATCTTTCCCCGATTGA
- a CDS encoding hemerythrin domain-containing protein: MNAETIREYLEHDHRRLGHLLSCAASDPNKVERGGFAEFRRGLLRHISMEEKILLPAVQALRHGEPLRIAAQLRLQHGAIAALLVPSPRSAVVNALKAVLAKHNAIEEGTDGVYAECDSIVGPELVGLLSRLQAAAEVPVARHVDSEKVEASARRALTRAGFDSNLISD, translated from the coding sequence ATGAATGCAGAAACCATCAGAGAATACCTCGAGCATGATCATCGTCGCCTCGGTCATTTGCTCAGCTGCGCCGCGAGCGACCCAAACAAGGTCGAGCGGGGAGGGTTCGCAGAATTCCGCCGTGGTCTCCTCAGGCACATCAGCATGGAGGAAAAGATCCTGCTGCCCGCGGTCCAGGCGCTGCGCCACGGAGAGCCGCTTCGGATCGCTGCGCAGCTCCGTTTGCAGCATGGAGCGATCGCGGCTCTCTTGGTACCGTCACCACGCTCGGCCGTCGTGAATGCTCTCAAGGCGGTGCTCGCAAAACACAACGCGATCGAGGAAGGAACCGATGGCGTCTATGCGGAATGCGATAGCATCGTCGGTCCCGAGTTAGTCGGTCTGCTAAGCCGCTTGCAGGCTGCGGCCGAAGTGCCAGTCGCCCGGCACGTCGACAGCGAAAAAGTAGAAGCCTCTGCCCGCCGAGCCCTGACTCGCGCCGGCTTCGATTCGAATCTGATTTCTGATTGA
- a CDS encoding TrpB-like pyridoxal phosphate-dependent enzyme: MNQVKILLDEAEIPTHWYNVVADLPNPPAPPLGPDGKPISPAALSAIFSEPIIEHEVTRARWVPIPEPVREIYRLWRPTPMFRARRLEAAIGTPARIYYKYEGVSAAGSHKPNTAVAQAYLNHTAGVRRLATETGAGQWGSALAMAGQMFGIDVRVFMVRVSYDQKPYRRSMMETWGAEVIASPSSQTRSGRKTLDLDPDSPGSLGIAISEAVEEAVSRNDTKYALGSVLNHVLLHQTVIGLEAKKQFAKVNDYPDVVIACCGGGSNFGGSALPFLADKAGGREVRLVAVEPESCPTLTRGHYAYDTGDASGFTPLMLMYTLGHNFVPPSIHAGGLRYHGDSPLVSQLYHERIIEAVARPQLATFEAGMTFARCEGIIPAPESNHAIRTAIDEALECKRTGEPKAIYFTLSGHGHFDLTAYDRYLQGELDDSPYPERAIAAALKELPKVSHS; this comes from the coding sequence ATGAACCAGGTGAAGATTCTGCTCGATGAAGCAGAGATCCCGACTCATTGGTACAACGTGGTGGCGGACCTGCCGAATCCGCCCGCGCCGCCACTCGGTCCCGACGGCAAACCGATCAGTCCCGCGGCCCTGTCGGCAATTTTTTCTGAGCCGATTATCGAACACGAGGTCACTCGTGCGCGATGGGTTCCGATTCCGGAACCGGTACGGGAAATTTACCGGCTCTGGCGCCCCACTCCGATGTTTCGTGCCCGTCGGCTGGAGGCCGCGATCGGCACCCCGGCGCGCATCTACTACAAATATGAGGGCGTCAGCGCGGCCGGATCGCACAAACCCAATACCGCAGTCGCCCAAGCCTACCTGAATCACACGGCCGGCGTCCGCCGTCTGGCGACCGAAACCGGCGCCGGACAGTGGGGATCGGCCCTGGCGATGGCGGGCCAGATGTTCGGAATCGATGTACGCGTATTCATGGTGCGGGTCAGTTACGATCAGAAGCCGTATCGCCGATCGATGATGGAGACCTGGGGAGCCGAGGTGATCGCCAGCCCGAGCTCGCAGACACGTTCGGGGCGAAAGACTCTGGACCTCGATCCGGACTCGCCCGGTTCGCTCGGGATCGCGATTTCCGAGGCAGTCGAAGAGGCGGTTTCTCGCAACGACACTAAATACGCGCTGGGTTCCGTACTGAATCACGTGCTGCTTCATCAGACGGTGATCGGGCTGGAAGCAAAGAAACAATTTGCAAAGGTCAATGACTATCCCGATGTGGTGATCGCATGTTGCGGTGGCGGTTCGAACTTCGGGGGCAGTGCCTTACCATTCCTAGCGGACAAGGCCGGCGGTCGCGAAGTTCGCCTGGTGGCGGTCGAACCGGAATCGTGCCCTACCCTGACGCGTGGTCACTATGCTTACGACACCGGTGACGCATCGGGCTTCACTCCCCTGATGCTCATGTACACGCTTGGACACAACTTCGTCCCGCCGTCAATTCACGCGGGTGGACTTCGCTACCATGGTGATTCGCCGCTGGTCTCGCAGCTCTACCACGAACGGATCATCGAAGCAGTTGCGCGCCCGCAGCTGGCGACATTCGAGGCGGGGATGACTTTCGCCCGGTGCGAGGGAATTATCCCGGCGCCGGAAAGTAACCATGCGATTCGAACCGCGATCGATGAAGCGCTGGAGTGCAAACGCACCGGTGAGCCCAAGGCGATCTACTTTACGCTATCGGGTCACGGGCATTTTGATCTGACCGCCTATGACCGGTACCTGCAGGGAGAATTGGACGATAGTCCCTACCCCGAACGCGCGATTGCCGCCGCACTTAAAGAATTGCCCAAGGTCTCCCACTCGTGA
- a CDS encoding AAA family ATPase, giving the protein MPRTRGLRSCGGSCDRHNRATASAGRRGTLVASIVHRRDRQPAARAPAPRPRLGDDKQFFDRSPISTYALANYLGYAISAALSTEIERIEQDGIYQKRVFFVQSLGFITATDARKITAEDAMRFDRVHEETYRRFDYQIVPIAAAPLLDRVAAIKRAIGDALER; this is encoded by the coding sequence TTGCCTCGAACTCGAGGGCTACGGAGTTGTGGAGGAAGCTGCGACCGACATAATCGCGCTACAGCAAGCGCAGGGCGTCGCGGAACCCTGGTCGCGAGCATCGTTCATCGACGCGATCGTCAACCTGCAGCGCGAGCGCCAGCTCCGCGCCCTCGCCTCGGCGACGACAAGCAGTTCTTCGATCGATCTCCGATCAGCACGTACGCTCTGGCCAACTATCTCGGCTATGCGATCTCGGCAGCACTCTCCACTGAAATCGAGCGGATCGAACAGGACGGAATATACCAGAAGAGAGTGTTTTTCGTTCAAAGTCTCGGCTTTATTACCGCCACCGACGCGCGCAAGATCACGGCGGAAGACGCGATGAGATTTGATCGGGTTCATGAGGAGACGTATCGCAGATTCGATTACCAGATCGTGCCCATAGCCGCGGCGCCGCTCCTAGATCGAGTCGCGGCGATCAAAAGAGCGATCGGCGATGCCCTCGAGAGGTAG
- a CDS encoding AAA family ATPase, which translates to MGNVAMKHPKNAPATQGRAAKTFRDIFDSGRPLTFVRSAEEQRIGRILREAGRNLFDNGAAPLWSWSLTEGMRCDGGKAEPEASNAREALDFIDAHQGPAIFHLKDFHEPLRESAEVRRRLRDLYRTCLDRQKFVVISSPVRFVPEEIERDVAFVELRPPDLTELIDFVRDEAEQIAAIGNSVDSSGETVHQLARALQGLTLDEARHAVRRAMAGHKRLGTESIPALLEEKRLLIARSGVVDFVATNTDIGQVGGLENLKSWLFERKRLFELRDTLSEDIVPKGVLMMGIPGCGKSLSVKAVAAHFGLPLYRIDMIEVFSGRHGQPAATFVQTCKMLEEMAPAVVWFDEIEMGITSADASGEQGRIFAFFLTWMQEKARGLFVAATANRIDLLPAEMIRKGRFDEVFFVDLPLGNERVDIFKIHLSRRGADPAKFDLSELVEFTKDWTGAEIEQCVISALTKARLKERELTREDLVGVAMGVVPLARTMKEQINHIRQWAFDRAMRASLRPIGR; encoded by the coding sequence ATGGGCAACGTTGCGATGAAACATCCTAAGAACGCGCCGGCCACGCAAGGCCGTGCCGCCAAGACGTTCCGGGACATCTTCGATTCCGGGCGACCGCTCACGTTTGTCCGATCGGCCGAAGAGCAGCGGATCGGAAGGATCTTACGAGAGGCCGGGCGGAACCTCTTTGACAATGGAGCGGCTCCGCTTTGGAGCTGGAGTCTGACCGAGGGTATGCGGTGCGACGGCGGCAAGGCCGAGCCAGAGGCATCGAATGCACGGGAGGCACTCGACTTTATCGATGCGCATCAGGGTCCCGCGATTTTTCATCTGAAGGACTTCCACGAGCCGCTGCGCGAATCGGCCGAAGTGAGGAGGCGACTGCGCGACCTTTATCGAACCTGTCTTGACCGGCAGAAATTCGTGGTGATTAGCTCGCCGGTCCGTTTCGTCCCCGAGGAAATCGAGCGCGACGTTGCGTTTGTCGAGCTTCGGCCGCCCGATCTGACGGAGTTGATCGATTTCGTACGCGACGAGGCAGAGCAAATCGCAGCAATAGGTAATAGCGTCGATTCTAGCGGAGAAACCGTCCATCAGCTCGCCCGGGCGCTTCAGGGACTGACGCTTGATGAAGCGCGCCATGCGGTGCGCCGCGCAATGGCCGGGCACAAACGGCTCGGAACCGAATCGATACCTGCGTTACTCGAGGAGAAGCGGTTATTGATTGCCCGCAGCGGCGTGGTCGATTTCGTGGCTACCAACACCGATATCGGGCAGGTCGGCGGACTGGAAAATCTCAAGAGCTGGTTGTTTGAACGCAAGCGGCTGTTCGAACTGCGCGACACCCTGAGCGAGGACATCGTTCCCAAGGGCGTGCTGATGATGGGGATTCCAGGCTGCGGCAAAAGCCTTTCGGTCAAAGCCGTTGCCGCCCATTTTGGTCTGCCGCTTTACCGCATCGATATGATCGAAGTCTTTTCGGGTCGGCATGGACAACCGGCGGCGACTTTCGTGCAAACTTGCAAGATGCTCGAGGAGATGGCCCCAGCGGTGGTGTGGTTCGACGAGATCGAAATGGGAATCACCTCGGCAGACGCAAGCGGCGAGCAAGGCAGAATTTTTGCCTTCTTCCTAACCTGGATGCAGGAGAAAGCGCGCGGGCTGTTTGTCGCCGCTACCGCAAACCGAATCGATCTGCTGCCGGCGGAAATGATCCGCAAGGGACGTTTCGACGAGGTGTTCTTCGTCGACTTGCCGCTGGGCAACGAACGGGTCGATATATTCAAGATTCATCTGAGCCGCCGCGGAGCAGATCCCGCCAAATTCGACCTGTCCGAGCTGGTTGAGTTCACCAAGGACTGGACCGGGGCGGAAATCGAGCAGTGCGTAATCTCAGCACTGACCAAGGCGCGACTTAAGGAACGCGAGCTGACCCGCGAAGACCTGGTCGGCGTCGCTATGGGTGTGGTTCCGCTCGCCCGCACGATGAAAGAACAGATAAACCATATTCGCCAGTGGGCCTTCGACCGTGCGATGCGCGCGTCGTTGCGCCCGATAGGCAGGTAG
- a CDS encoding nitrilase-related carbon-nitrogen hydrolase, which yields MIAPYTAVGLIPTARGIRTRSDIAVNLEHLAHLTKAAAWLSSLDLPVRLIAIPEGALQGFNDEVLDLDHAAFARECAIDIPGPETEALGKIAREYNSFLIAQAKAHHPEWKDRFFNVGFILDPQGELILRHYKVSPLYPVEHSVCPHDILDWWVERYGMTLDAFWPVADTAIGRLGIMMANEGSYPENARALALNGAEVVYRGAYPHPAAGNEIFEIQSRARALDNNFYVVAPNMGTYYLGTDDTTPIDTFGGRSFIFDYRGRVVARHEYGGGSSYMGGVIDIEALRHHRTGAQWDNWLKDVRAELYQLLYKEPIYPKNLYLDRAPMKHEEYRREVIDKQIARMIERGIWKKSSYD from the coding sequence GTGATTGCGCCATATACCGCAGTCGGGTTGATTCCCACCGCGCGCGGCATCCGCACGCGGTCTGACATTGCCGTCAACCTCGAGCATCTCGCGCATCTGACGAAAGCAGCTGCGTGGCTTTCGAGCCTCGATTTGCCGGTCCGGCTGATTGCGATTCCCGAAGGTGCGTTGCAAGGGTTCAACGACGAGGTGCTGGACCTCGACCATGCCGCGTTCGCTCGCGAGTGCGCTATCGATATCCCGGGGCCCGAAACCGAAGCACTGGGTAAAATTGCACGCGAGTACAACTCGTTCCTCATCGCGCAGGCCAAGGCGCATCATCCGGAATGGAAGGATCGCTTTTTCAACGTCGGTTTTATCCTCGATCCGCAGGGCGAACTGATTTTGAGACACTACAAGGTCTCGCCCCTCTACCCGGTCGAGCATTCGGTGTGTCCGCACGATATCCTGGACTGGTGGGTGGAGCGATACGGCATGACGCTGGATGCGTTCTGGCCGGTCGCCGACACGGCGATTGGACGACTCGGCATCATGATGGCCAATGAAGGATCGTACCCGGAGAATGCACGCGCACTCGCGCTCAACGGGGCCGAAGTCGTGTATCGGGGCGCGTATCCGCATCCGGCAGCAGGTAACGAGATCTTCGAGATTCAGAGCCGGGCTCGCGCCCTAGACAACAATTTCTACGTGGTCGCGCCCAACATGGGAACCTACTACCTGGGCACAGACGATACGACGCCGATAGATACGTTCGGTGGGCGATCCTTTATTTTCGACTATCGCGGGCGCGTCGTCGCGCGGCACGAGTACGGCGGCGGCTCCAGCTACATGGGTGGAGTTATCGATATCGAGGCGCTGCGACACCATCGCACCGGAGCGCAGTGGGACAACTGGTTGAAAGACGTGCGGGCGGAGCTCTATCAGCTTTTGTACAAAGAGCCGATCTATCCGAAAAACCTCTACTTGGATCGTGCTCCAATGAAACACGAGGAGTATCGTCGCGAAGTTATCGACAAACAAATCGCGCGCATGATCGAGCGCGGCATCTGGAAGAAATCTTCGTACGACTGA